A portion of the Citrobacter rodentium NBRC 105723 = DSM 16636 genome contains these proteins:
- the sdhC gene encoding succinate dehydrogenase cytochrome b556 subunit — MWALFMIRNVKKQRPVNLDLQTIRFPITAIASILHRVSGVITFVAVGILLWLLGTSLSSPEGFQQASAIMGSFFVKFIMWGILTALAYHVVGGVRHMFMDFGYLEETFEAGQRSAKIAFVITVVLSLLAGVLVW, encoded by the coding sequence ATGTGGGCGTTATTCATGATAAGAAATGTGAAAAAACAAAGACCTGTCAATCTGGATCTGCAAACTATCCGCTTCCCAATCACGGCGATAGCGTCCATTCTCCATCGCGTATCCGGCGTCATCACCTTCGTGGCGGTCGGGATTTTGCTGTGGTTACTGGGCACCAGCCTCTCATCACCGGAAGGTTTCCAGCAGGCGTCCGCTATCATGGGGAGCTTCTTCGTTAAATTTATCATGTGGGGCATCCTCACCGCGCTGGCTTATCACGTGGTCGGCGGCGTGCGCCATATGTTTATGGATTTTGGTTATCTGGAAGAAACATTCGAAGCGGGTCAACGCTCCGCCAAAATCGCTTTCGTTATCACTGTCGTGCTTTCACTTCTCGCAGGAGTCCTCGTATGGTAA
- a CDS encoding citrate synthase yields MADTKAKLTLNGDAAIELDVLKGTLGQDVIDIRSLGSKGMFTFDPGFTSTASCESKITFIDGDEGILLHRGFPIDQLATESNYLEVCYILLYGEKPTQAEYDEFRTTVTRHTMIHEQITRLFHAFRRDSHPMAVMCGITGALAAFYHDSLDVNNPRHREIAAFRLLSKMPTMAAMCYKYSIGQPFIYPRNDLSYAGNFLRMMFATPCEEYEVNPVLERAMDRILILHADHEQNASTSTVRTAGSSGANPFACIAAGIASLWGPAHGGANEAALKMLEEISSVQHIPEFVRRAKDKNDSFRLMGFGHRVYKNYDPRATVMRETCHEVLKELGTKDDLLEVAMELEHIALNDPYFIEKKLYPNVDFYSGIILKAMGIPSSMFTVIFAMARTVGWIAHWNEMHSEGMKIARPRQLYTGYEQRDFKSDIKR; encoded by the coding sequence ATGGCTGATACAAAAGCAAAACTCACCCTGAATGGTGATGCTGCTATTGAACTGGACGTGCTGAAGGGCACGCTGGGTCAGGACGTTATTGATATTCGTAGCCTGGGTTCAAAGGGGATGTTCACTTTTGATCCGGGTTTCACCTCTACCGCATCCTGCGAATCCAAAATTACCTTTATCGACGGTGATGAAGGGATTTTGCTGCATCGCGGCTTCCCGATCGATCAGTTAGCCACCGAGTCTAACTACCTGGAAGTGTGCTACATCCTGCTGTACGGCGAAAAGCCGACGCAGGCGGAGTACGACGAGTTCAGAACCACGGTTACCCGCCATACGATGATCCACGAGCAAATCACCCGTTTGTTCCACGCCTTCCGTCGCGATTCTCACCCGATGGCGGTAATGTGCGGGATCACCGGCGCGCTGGCGGCGTTCTATCACGACTCTCTGGATGTTAACAATCCGCGCCATCGTGAAATCGCCGCCTTCCGCCTGCTGTCCAAAATGCCGACGATGGCGGCGATGTGTTACAAGTACTCTATCGGTCAGCCGTTTATTTATCCGCGTAATGACCTCTCCTACGCCGGTAACTTCCTGCGCATGATGTTCGCCACCCCGTGCGAAGAGTATGAAGTGAACCCGGTACTGGAACGCGCGATGGATCGCATCCTGATCCTGCACGCTGACCATGAGCAGAACGCCTCCACCTCCACCGTCCGCACCGCGGGCTCCTCCGGCGCGAACCCGTTTGCCTGCATCGCAGCCGGTATCGCTTCCCTGTGGGGACCGGCGCACGGCGGCGCAAACGAAGCGGCGCTGAAGATGCTGGAAGAGATCAGCTCGGTTCAACACATTCCGGAATTTGTTCGTCGCGCGAAAGACAAGAATGACTCTTTCCGCCTGATGGGCTTCGGCCACCGCGTGTATAAGAACTACGACCCGCGCGCCACCGTAATGCGTGAAACCTGCCACGAAGTGCTGAAAGAGCTGGGCACCAAAGATGATCTGCTGGAAGTGGCGATGGAGCTGGAGCACATCGCGCTGAACGACCCGTACTTCATTGAGAAGAAACTCTACCCGAACGTGGACTTCTACTCCGGTATCATTCTGAAAGCGATGGGCATTCCGTCCTCCATGTTCACCGTGATCTTCGCGATGGCGCGTACCGTCGGCTGGATTGCGCACTGGAATGAAATGCACAGCGAAGGCATGAAAATCGCCCGTCCTCGTCAGCTGTACACCGGCTACGAACAGCGTGATTTTAAGTCTGATATTAAGCGTTAA
- a CDS encoding AbrB family transcriptional regulator — MPFLQWGLLFLASLLLSLLFLHLHLPAALLLGPMIAGIVFSLRGIALTLPRSAFLAAQAILGCMIAQNLSSSILTTLAVNWPVVLAVLLVTLISSAVVGWLLVRYSSLPGNTGAWGSSPGGAAAMVAMAQDYGADIRLVAFMQYLRVLFVAGAAVLVTRLILGDSAEAVSQQVEWFPPLSANLLYTLLLAVTAGVAGRLLRIPSGTMLVPMLAGALLHSGGMMVIELPEWLLAMAYMAIGWRIGLGFDKQVFFMALRPLPQILASVFTLMAICAAMAWGLAHYMQIDFMTAYLATSPGGLDTVAVIAAGSNADMALIMAMQTLRLFSILLTGPAVARFISTRAPRKPL; from the coding sequence ATGCCTTTTTTGCAGTGGGGTTTGTTGTTTCTTGCGTCGCTCCTTCTTTCCCTGCTGTTTCTGCACCTCCATCTCCCGGCGGCCCTGCTGCTCGGCCCGATGATCGCCGGTATTGTTTTCAGCCTGCGCGGCATCGCCCTGACCCTCCCCCGCTCCGCCTTTCTCGCGGCTCAGGCGATTCTCGGCTGCATGATTGCGCAAAACCTTAGCAGTTCAATCCTTACTACCCTTGCCGTTAACTGGCCGGTGGTGCTGGCGGTGCTGCTGGTGACGCTGATTTCAAGCGCGGTGGTCGGCTGGCTGCTGGTGCGCTACAGTTCGCTGCCGGGCAATACCGGCGCGTGGGGCTCCTCTCCCGGCGGCGCGGCGGCAATGGTAGCGATGGCGCAGGACTATGGCGCCGATATCCGGCTGGTGGCGTTTATGCAGTACCTGCGGGTGCTGTTCGTCGCGGGCGCGGCGGTGCTGGTCACCCGCCTGATCCTCGGCGACAGCGCCGAAGCCGTCAGCCAGCAGGTAGAATGGTTTCCGCCGCTGAGCGCTAATCTGCTGTACACCCTGCTGCTGGCGGTGACGGCGGGCGTTGCCGGTCGCCTGCTGCGTATCCCTTCCGGAACGATGCTGGTGCCGATGCTGGCAGGCGCGCTGCTGCATAGCGGCGGCATGATGGTGATTGAGCTGCCGGAGTGGCTGCTGGCGATGGCTTATATGGCGATTGGCTGGCGCATCGGCCTTGGGTTCGACAAGCAGGTGTTTTTTATGGCGCTGCGCCCGCTGCCGCAGATTCTGGCCTCTGTCTTTACGCTGATGGCGATATGCGCGGCGATGGCGTGGGGGCTGGCCCATTACATGCAGATCGATTTTATGACCGCCTATCTCGCCACCAGCCCCGGCGGACTGGACACCGTAGCGGTGATAGCCGCGGGCAGCAACGCCGATATGGCGCTGATTATGGCGATGCAGACCCTGCGCCTGTTCAGCATCTTATTAACCGGACCGGCGGTGGCGCGCTTTATCTCCACCCGGGCGCCCAGAAAACCATTGTAG
- a CDS encoding DUF979 domain-containing protein: MNFQQSYLYWLAGIVLLLVAIMSWRDKANPRRLTTGLFWGVYGLLFLLGDWTYQLAGDKRTVNIAVGVAVVLMALIAGFGGVRLGSYHQRTREQREESATRLGNRLFYPALAIPVVTVIGVLMFNHIPGLQAGLFGPGNHATLVTLFSMTAGTLIGLGMAIKMTHEKVHQPIQEARRLLDSIGWAFILPQILATLGLLFTAAGVGSGISYLTQAYFAVDSRFIAVAVYTIGMALLTMVMGNGFAAFPIVTAGIGIPILVLQHGGNPAVMAAIGMFSGYCGTLMTPMAANFNIVPAALLDLPDKNAVIKAQVPTGVLLLLVNVLLMYFLMFL, translated from the coding sequence ATGAATTTTCAGCAAAGCTACCTCTACTGGCTGGCGGGCATTGTTCTGCTGCTTGTCGCGATCATGTCCTGGCGGGACAAAGCCAACCCGCGCAGGTTAACGACGGGATTGTTCTGGGGCGTGTACGGCCTGCTGTTTTTGCTGGGCGACTGGACGTATCAGCTGGCGGGCGACAAGCGTACGGTGAATATTGCCGTAGGCGTCGCCGTGGTGCTGATGGCGCTGATCGCCGGGTTTGGCGGCGTGCGGCTCGGCAGCTATCACCAGCGCACCCGCGAGCAGCGTGAGGAGAGCGCGACGCGCCTCGGCAACCGTCTGTTTTATCCGGCGCTGGCGATCCCGGTGGTGACGGTGATCGGCGTGCTGATGTTCAACCATATTCCTGGTCTACAGGCCGGGCTGTTCGGGCCTGGCAATCACGCCACGCTGGTGACGCTGTTTTCGATGACCGCAGGCACGCTGATTGGCCTCGGTATGGCGATCAAAATGACCCATGAGAAAGTCCATCAGCCGATTCAGGAGGCGCGGCGTTTGCTCGACTCCATCGGCTGGGCGTTTATTCTGCCGCAGATCCTCGCCACGCTGGGTTTATTGTTCACCGCGGCGGGGGTGGGCAGCGGCATTTCGTATCTCACTCAGGCGTATTTCGCCGTTGACAGCCGCTTTATTGCGGTGGCGGTCTACACCATCGGAATGGCGTTGTTGACGATGGTGATGGGGAACGGCTTTGCCGCTTTCCCGATCGTGACCGCAGGTATCGGCATTCCGATTCTGGTGCTTCAGCACGGCGGCAACCCGGCGGTGATGGCGGCGATTGGCATGTTCTCCGGTTATTGCGGCACTTTAATGACGCCGATGGCGGCAAACTTTAATATCGTGCCCGCCGCGCTGCTGGATCTGCCGGACAAAAACGCAGTAATCAAAGCGCAGGTGCCGACCGGCGTACTGCTGCTTCTGGTCAACGTGTTGCTGATGTATTTCCTGATGTTCCTGTAA
- a CDS encoding DUF969 domain-containing protein has product MGDAVTLWPLTGIAVIVVGFILRFNPVLVVIVAGIVTGLAAQMPIATILEKLGEGFLNTRNLPFILLIPLAVIGLLERHGLKERAQAWIAKIRSATAGRLLVVYLFIREITAALGLTSLGGHPQMVRPLLAPMAEGAAEKNYGELPGAVRYRLRAMSAATDNVGLFFGEDIFVAFGAIIFMHNFMLESGGIQTEPLHIALWGIPTAICAFLIHGARLWRLDNYLQREMAKASAAQTVKGAAQ; this is encoded by the coding sequence ATGGGAGATGCAGTCACTCTCTGGCCACTGACCGGCATTGCCGTCATTGTGGTCGGGTTTATTTTACGTTTTAACCCGGTACTGGTGGTTATCGTCGCCGGGATTGTCACCGGACTGGCGGCGCAGATGCCGATCGCCACGATCCTCGAAAAGCTGGGGGAGGGGTTTCTTAACACCCGCAACCTGCCGTTTATCCTGCTGATCCCGCTTGCCGTTATCGGCCTGCTGGAGCGGCACGGCCTGAAAGAGCGCGCGCAGGCGTGGATCGCCAAAATTCGCAGCGCCACCGCGGGCCGCCTGCTGGTGGTGTACCTTTTTATCCGTGAAATCACCGCGGCGCTTGGCCTGACCAGCCTCGGCGGACATCCGCAGATGGTGCGTCCGCTGCTGGCGCCGATGGCGGAAGGGGCGGCCGAGAAAAATTATGGCGAACTGCCCGGCGCGGTGCGCTATCGACTGCGGGCGATGTCGGCGGCGACCGACAACGTGGGGCTCTTTTTTGGTGAGGATATCTTTGTCGCCTTCGGGGCGATCATCTTCATGCATAACTTTATGCTGGAATCCGGCGGGATCCAGACCGAACCGCTGCATATCGCGCTATGGGGGATCCCAACGGCAATTTGCGCTTTCCTGATCCACGGCGCGCGCCTGTGGCGGCTGGATAACTATCTGCAACGTGAAATGGCGAAGGCCAGCGCGGCGCAGACGGTCAAGGGAGCGGCGCAATGA
- the pxpA gene encoding 5-oxoprolinase subunit PxpA translates to MNIDLNADLGEGCASDGQLLTLISSANIACGFHAGDAQTMLASVREALKNGVAIGAHPSFPDRENFGRSAMSLPPETVYAQTLYQVGALAAIAQAEGGVLRHVKPHGMLYNQAAKDPQLADAIAKAVHACDPALILVGLAGSELIRAGAHYGLATRQEVFADRGYQADGTLVPRSQPGALIEDEAQSLAQTLEMVERGRVKSITGEWASVVAQTVCLHGDGEHALAFARRLREAFAARDIAVTA, encoded by the coding sequence ATGAACATTGATCTCAATGCGGACCTCGGCGAGGGCTGCGCCAGCGACGGTCAACTGCTGACGCTGATCTCGTCGGCCAATATCGCCTGCGGCTTTCACGCTGGCGATGCGCAAACCATGCTGGCAAGCGTGCGCGAGGCGCTGAAAAACGGCGTCGCCATTGGCGCGCATCCCAGCTTTCCGGACCGGGAAAACTTTGGCCGTAGCGCGATGAGCCTGCCGCCGGAGACGGTCTATGCGCAAACGCTGTATCAGGTTGGCGCGCTGGCGGCGATAGCGCAGGCGGAAGGCGGTGTTCTGCGCCACGTTAAGCCGCACGGTATGCTCTACAACCAGGCGGCGAAAGATCCGCAGCTTGCCGACGCCATTGCGAAGGCGGTACACGCCTGCGATCCGGCGCTGATTCTGGTCGGGCTGGCGGGCAGCGAACTGATTCGCGCAGGGGCGCATTACGGCCTTGCCACTCGCCAGGAGGTGTTTGCCGACCGCGGCTATCAGGCTGACGGCACGCTGGTGCCGCGCAGCCAGCCGGGCGCGCTGATAGAGGACGAAGCACAGTCGCTGGCGCAGACGCTGGAAATGGTGGAACGCGGTCGGGTGAAAAGCATTACCGGCGAGTGGGCCAGCGTTGTTGCCCAGACGGTCTGCCTTCACGGCGACGGCGAGCACGCACTCGCCTTTGCTCGCCGCCTGCGCGAGGCGTTTGCCGCACGCGATATCGCAGTAACCGCATAA
- the pxpC gene encoding 5-oxoprolinase subunit PxpC, producing the protein MLKIIRAGMYTSVQDGGRHGFRQSGISHCGALDKPAMQIANLLVGNEADAPVLEITLGQLVVEFTVDGWFALTGAGCEATLDTHPVWTGWRLPVKAGQRLALQRPQHGMRSYLAVAGGIAVPEVMGSASTDLKVGIGGLAGRLLKDGDRLAIGKPARQFLGAQGVKQLLWGNRLRALPGPEYHEFDPVSQEAFWRSPWYLSPQSNRMGYRLQGQPLKRTTGRELLSHGLLPGVVQVPHNGQPIVLMNDAQTTGGYPRIACIIEADMYHLAQIPLGQPIHFVQCSLEEALKARQDQRRYLEQLSWRLNDEH; encoded by the coding sequence ATGCTGAAGATCATTCGCGCAGGGATGTACACCTCAGTTCAGGACGGCGGCCGCCACGGCTTTCGGCAGTCCGGCATCAGCCACTGCGGGGCGCTGGATAAACCCGCCATGCAAATCGCTAATCTGCTGGTAGGCAACGAGGCAGATGCGCCGGTGCTGGAGATCACCCTCGGGCAACTGGTGGTCGAGTTTACCGTCGACGGCTGGTTTGCCCTGACCGGAGCAGGCTGTGAGGCGACGCTGGATACTCATCCTGTCTGGACGGGCTGGCGTCTGCCGGTAAAAGCCGGCCAGCGGCTGGCGCTTCAGCGTCCGCAGCATGGAATGCGCAGCTATCTTGCCGTCGCTGGCGGTATTGCCGTGCCGGAGGTGATGGGTTCTGCCAGTACGGATCTGAAGGTCGGTATCGGCGGATTGGCAGGTCGCCTGCTTAAAGACGGTGACCGTCTGGCCATCGGCAAACCAGCGCGTCAATTCCTCGGCGCGCAGGGGGTGAAACAGCTGCTGTGGGGGAACCGCCTACGGGCGCTGCCGGGGCCGGAATATCATGAGTTCGATCCGGTTTCGCAGGAGGCGTTCTGGCGCTCGCCGTGGTATCTCAGTCCGCAGAGCAACCGTATGGGTTACCGGTTGCAGGGGCAGCCGTTAAAACGCACCACCGGACGTGAACTGCTTTCTCATGGCCTGTTGCCCGGCGTGGTGCAGGTGCCGCATAACGGCCAGCCGATTGTGCTGATGAACGACGCCCAGACCACCGGCGGCTATCCGCGCATCGCCTGCATTATCGAGGCCGATATGTACCATCTGGCGCAGATCCCGCTCGGACAACCCATTCATTTCGTCCAGTGCTCGCTGGAAGAGGCGCTGAAAGCGCGTCAGGATCAGCGGCGTTATCTGGAGCAACTCTCGTGGCGGCTTAACGATGAACATTGA
- the pxpB gene encoding 5-oxoprolinase subunit PxpB has translation MQRARCYLLGETAVVLELEPPVTLASQKRIWRLTQRLVDMPNVVEAIPGMNNITVILREPQTLALDSIERLQRWWEESEALEPDSRDIAIPVIYGGEGGPDLAEVARHSGLSEKQVVELHASVEYVVWFLGFQPGFPYLGSLPEPLHTPRRAEPRLLVPAGSVGIGGSQTGIYPLPTPGGWQLIGQTSLKLFDPTHDEPVLLRPGDRVRFIPQKEGVC, from the coding sequence GTGCAACGAGCGCGTTGTTATCTGTTAGGTGAAACGGCGGTGGTGCTGGAGCTTGAACCACCGGTGACGCTGGCGAGTCAGAAACGTATCTGGCGACTGACGCAGCGGCTGGTCGATATGCCGAATGTGGTTGAGGCCATTCCGGGGATGAACAATATCACGGTGATCCTGCGCGAGCCGCAAACGCTGGCGCTGGACTCCATTGAGCGTCTACAGCGCTGGTGGGAAGAGAGCGAGGCGCTGGAGCCTGACTCCCGCGATATCGCCATACCGGTTATCTATGGCGGCGAAGGGGGACCGGACCTGGCGGAAGTCGCGCGCCATAGCGGTCTGAGTGAAAAGCAGGTGGTGGAGCTGCACGCCTCGGTGGAGTATGTGGTCTGGTTTTTGGGCTTCCAGCCGGGCTTTCCGTATCTTGGCAGTTTACCGGAACCGCTGCATACCCCAAGACGAGCTGAACCGCGCCTGCTTGTTCCGGCAGGTTCTGTTGGCATCGGCGGATCGCAGACCGGCATCTACCCGCTGCCCACGCCGGGAGGCTGGCAGCTTATCGGCCAGACTTCGCTGAAACTCTTCGATCCGACCCATGACGAACCGGTACTACTGCGTCCCGGCGACAGGGTGCGCTTTATCCCGCAAAAGGAGGGCGTATGCTGA
- the ybgI gene encoding radiation resistance protein YbgI, producing the protein MKNTELEQLINEKLNSAAMSDYAPNGLQVEGKETVQTIVTGVTASQALLDEAVRLQADAVIVHHGYFWKGESPVIRSMKRNRLKTLLANDINLYGWHLPLDAHPELGNNAQLAALLGISVMGEIEPLVPWGELSMPVPGLELASWIEARLGRKPLWCGDTGPDTVTRVAWCTGGGQSFIDSAARFGVDAFITGEVSEQTIHSAREQGLHFYAAGHHATERGGIRALSEWLTENTDLDVTFIDIPNPA; encoded by the coding sequence ATGAAAAACACCGAGCTGGAACAACTGATCAACGAGAAACTGAACAGCGCCGCAATGAGCGACTATGCGCCAAACGGTTTACAGGTTGAGGGCAAAGAGACGGTGCAGACAATCGTAACCGGCGTCACCGCCAGCCAGGCGCTGCTGGATGAAGCGGTGCGCCTGCAGGCTGATGCGGTCATCGTTCATCATGGCTACTTCTGGAAGGGGGAATCCCCGGTGATTCGCAGCATGAAGCGCAACCGTTTAAAAACGCTGCTGGCGAATGATATCAACCTTTATGGCTGGCACCTGCCGCTGGATGCGCATCCTGAACTGGGCAATAACGCGCAGCTGGCGGCGCTGCTTGGCATCAGCGTGATGGGAGAAATTGAGCCATTAGTACCCTGGGGTGAACTGTCGATGCCGGTGCCCGGACTGGAACTGGCGTCGTGGATTGAAGCGCGCCTCGGCCGCAAACCGTTATGGTGCGGCGATACCGGGCCGGATACCGTCACCCGCGTCGCCTGGTGCACCGGCGGCGGACAAAGTTTTATCGACAGCGCCGCCCGTTTTGGCGTTGATGCGTTCATTACCGGCGAAGTTTCCGAACAGACCATCCACTCCGCGCGCGAACAGGGGCTGCATTTTTATGCGGCCGGGCATCACGCGACTGAACGTGGCGGCATCCGCGCCCTGAGCGAATGGCTGACTGAAAATACCGATCTGGATGTGACCTTTATTGATATACCGAACCCCGCGTAA
- a CDS encoding MFS transporter, whose translation MKKASSQPRAIYYVVALQIWEYFSFYGMRALLILYLTNQLKYDDTHAYALFSAYCSLVYVTPILGGYLADKVLGNRMAVMLGAFLMAVGHLVLGASEIAPTFLYLSLAIIVCGYGLFKSNISCLLGELYQTEDPRRDGGFSLLYAAGNVGSIVAPIACGYVQEEYSWAMGFALAAIGMVAGLIIFLCGNRHFTHTKGVNKAALCARSFILPNWGWLLVLLTIAPLAIAVLFWQEWAVYALIVATAIGLAVLGKIYRQAENQKQRKELGLIVTLTFFSMLFWAFAQQGGSSISLYIDRFVNRHIFGYSVPTAMFQSVNAFAVMLCGVVLAWLIKESIGGNRSVRIWGKFALGLGLMSAGFSILTLSARWSAAYGHSSMPLMIAGLAVMGFAELFIDPVAMSQITRIEIPGVTGVLTGIYMLLSGAIANYLAGVIADRTSQSAFDASGAINYSINAYIDVFSEITWGALACVGLVLLIWLYQSLKFRNRPLAVGS comes from the coding sequence ATGAAGAAAGCCTCCTCTCAACCGCGGGCGATTTACTACGTCGTCGCGCTGCAAATCTGGGAATACTTCAGTTTTTACGGCATGCGCGCCCTGCTGATCCTCTATCTCACCAACCAGCTTAAATACGATGATACCCATGCTTACGCGCTGTTCAGCGCCTACTGCTCGCTGGTGTATGTCACGCCGATCCTCGGCGGCTACCTCGCCGATAAGGTGCTCGGCAACCGGATGGCGGTGATGCTTGGCGCCTTTCTGATGGCGGTGGGCCACCTGGTGCTCGGCGCAAGTGAAATCGCCCCGACGTTTCTCTATCTGTCGCTGGCAATCATTGTCTGCGGCTACGGTCTGTTTAAATCAAATATCAGTTGCCTGCTGGGCGAGCTGTATCAGACGGAAGATCCGCGCCGAGATGGCGGCTTTTCGCTGCTGTACGCCGCAGGCAACGTGGGCTCTATCGTTGCGCCCATCGCCTGCGGTTACGTGCAGGAAGAATACAGCTGGGCGATGGGATTCGCGCTGGCGGCTATCGGTATGGTTGCCGGGCTGATTATCTTCCTGTGCGGCAATCGCCATTTCACCCATACCAAAGGGGTCAATAAAGCCGCGCTGTGCGCCCGCTCTTTTATTCTGCCCAACTGGGGCTGGCTGCTGGTGCTGCTGACCATCGCTCCGCTGGCGATCGCCGTTCTGTTCTGGCAGGAGTGGGCGGTTTACGCGCTGATCGTCGCTACCGCGATCGGTCTGGCGGTGCTGGGCAAAATTTATCGTCAGGCAGAAAATCAGAAGCAGCGTAAAGAGCTGGGGCTGATTGTCACCCTCACCTTTTTTAGCATGTTGTTCTGGGCGTTTGCCCAGCAGGGCGGCAGCTCCATTAGCCTGTATATCGACCGCTTCGTGAACCGCCATATTTTCGGCTATTCGGTTCCCACCGCGATGTTCCAGTCAGTTAACGCCTTTGCGGTAATGCTCTGCGGCGTGGTGCTGGCCTGGCTGATAAAAGAGAGTATCGGCGGCAATCGCAGCGTGCGCATCTGGGGCAAATTCGCCCTCGGGCTTGGCCTGATGAGCGCCGGTTTCTCTATTCTGACCCTCAGCGCCCGCTGGTCTGCGGCCTATGGTCACTCCTCCATGCCGTTGATGATCGCAGGGCTTGCGGTGATGGGCTTCGCCGAGCTGTTCATTGACCCGGTGGCGATGTCGCAAATTACGCGCATTGAGATCCCTGGCGTCACCGGCGTGTTAACCGGCATTTACATGCTGCTTTCCGGGGCGATAGCCAACTATCTGGCCGGGGTCATCGCCGATCGAACCTCCCAGAGCGCCTTCGACGCCAGCGGGGCGATTAACTATTCCATCAATGCCTATATCGATGTGTTCAGTGAAATCACCTGGGGGGCGCTGGCCTGCGTCGGGCTGGTGCTGCTGATCTGGCTGTATCAGTCGCTTAAATTCAGAAACCGCCCGTTGGCGGTCGGCTCCTGA
- a CDS encoding Rpn family recombination-promoting nuclease/putative transposase, with translation MMISTTSSPHDAVFKHFLSFPETARDFLDIHLPATLREICDLDTLKLESGSFIEENLRSRYSDVLWSLKTEDGDGYIYVVIEHQSTEDAHMAFRLMRYAMAAMQRHLDAGHKMLPLVIPMLFYHGARSPYPWSLCWLDEFADPATARELYASAFPLVDITVVPDDEIMQHRRIALLELMQKHIRQRDLMGLIEQLTAVLLTGYANDTQLQVMFNYILQSGDDQRFNDFVREITQRLPQHKERLMTIAERLRLEGHSQGLQEGLLQGRQQGKEEGEREAALRIARAMLAQGSERSWVLLVTGLNEDDLVAAPGH, from the coding sequence ATGATGATATCCACAACCTCCTCCCCGCATGATGCGGTGTTCAAACATTTTCTTAGCTTTCCTGAGACTGCGCGGGATTTTCTCGATATTCATCTGCCCGCAACGCTACGGGAAATATGCGATCTGGACACGCTGAAGCTGGAGTCGGGCAGCTTCATTGAAGAGAACCTGCGTTCACGCTATTCCGATGTGCTCTGGTCGCTCAAAACCGAGGACGGTGACGGTTATATCTATGTCGTTATTGAACACCAGAGCACGGAGGATGCGCATATGGCGTTCCGGCTGATGCGCTATGCCATGGCGGCGATGCAAAGACACCTGGACGCGGGGCATAAAATGCTGCCGCTGGTGATCCCGATGCTGTTTTATCACGGCGCCCGCAGCCCCTATCCGTGGTCGCTTTGCTGGCTGGATGAATTTGCCGATCCGGCAACGGCCCGCGAGCTTTACGCCTCTGCCTTCCCGCTGGTTGATATTACGGTGGTGCCGGATGATGAAATTATGCAGCACCGGCGCATCGCGCTGCTGGAGCTGATGCAAAAACATATTCGCCAGCGCGATCTGATGGGACTGATTGAGCAGCTCACCGCCGTTTTACTTACGGGTTACGCTAATGACACACAGCTGCAGGTGATGTTTAATTACATTTTGCAGTCCGGTGATGACCAGCGCTTTAACGATTTTGTGCGTGAAATCACGCAGCGGCTCCCACAACATAAGGAGAGGTTGATGACTATTGCGGAAAGATTACGCCTGGAGGGGCATAGCCAGGGGCTACAGGAAGGTTTATTGCAGGGACGTCAGCAGGGAAAAGAAGAAGGAGAGCGGGAGGCGGCGCTACGCATTGCCCGAGCCATGCTGGCGCAGGGAAGTGAGCGTAGCTGGGTGCTACTGGTAACCGGTCTTAACGAAGACGATCTGGTCGCGGCGCCCGGCCACTAA